From a region of the Sphaerodactylus townsendi isolate TG3544 linkage group LG16, MPM_Stown_v2.3, whole genome shotgun sequence genome:
- the RCC1L gene encoding RCC1-like G exchanging factor-like protein — MSLVCQRGLFPGFPKRLPGALLRVTLTPQRGFLGDLNGTFLSLPKGIPPKGLVRSLAKAAGPKTIRDLKEADDAAPIFQYVGGQARRKNRVFVWGFCYSGALGIPSFVVPDAGWKTRRRIQTTPYRLDLEEKISSAACGYGFTLLSSRTTDITKVWGMGLNKDSQIGFHQSRKDRSRGYDYVLEPSPIPLPLDKPQETRVLQVSCGRAHSLILTNTEGVFSMGNNVYGQCGRKVIEGEIYSESQLIHRLKGFEDRVVQVACGQDHSLFRTEKGDVYSCGWGADGQTGLGHYNCVSTPTKLSGDMAGVPIVQLSTYGDCCLAVSADGDLFGWGNSEYLQLASITDLPQMNVPRHLPFKVGKVKEAACGGTVNALLNEEGHVYVWGYGILGKGPKLMETEIPEIIPPSLFGFSDLSPDIRVVRIRCGLNQFAAITNRGELFAWGKNTRGCLGIGRMEDQYFPWRVTVPGEVVDVACGVDHMVTLAKSFI; from the exons ATGTCCCTTGTGTGTCAGAGGGGGCTCTTTCCAGGCTTCCCCAAAAGGTTGCCAGGTGCCCTCTTGAGGGTTACTTTAACCCCACAGAGAGGTTTCCTTGGGGATCTCAATGGGACATTCCTAAGCCTTCCTAAGGGGATCCCACCTAAAGGGCTTGTCAGAAGCCTGGCCAAAGCGGCTGGACCGAAAACCATCAGGGACCTCAAAGAAGCTGACGACGCTGCCCCGATTTTCCAATATGTGGGGGGACAAGCCAGGAGGAAAAATCGAGTGTTCGTCTGGGGTTTCTGCTACTCGGGAGCATTGGGCATCCCTAGTTTTGTCGTGCCTGATGCAGGGTGGAAGACTCGGAGGCGAATCCAGACCACTCCATATCGGCTGGACCTGGAAGAGAAG atttcctCTGCTGCCTGTGGCTATGGATTCACGCTGCTTTCCTCCAGGACCACTGACATTACCAAAGTCTGGGGGATGGGACTGAACAAGGACTCTCAGATTGGATTTCATCAGAGCAGGAAGGATCGGT CACGTGGTTATGATTATGTCCTGGAGCCAAGCCCGATTCCATTGCCTCTGGACAAACCCCAGGAGACCCGTGTTTTGCAGGTGTCATGTGGTAGAGCACACTCCTTGATTCTGACCAATACCGAAGGAG TCTTCAGCATGGGTAACAATGTCTACGGGCAGTGCGGCCGAAAGGTGATCGAGGGGGAAATTTACAG CGAAAGCCAGCTGATTCACAGACTGAAGGGATTTGAGGATCGGGTTGTCCAG GTTGCGTGCGGGCAAGACCACAGTCTCTTTCGGACTGAGAAAGGAGACGTCTATTCCTGTGGCTGGGGAGCAGATGGCCAAACAG GTCTCGGCCATTACAACTGTGTCAGCACCCCCACAAAACTGAGTGGCGACATGGCTGGGGTCCCTATTGTCCAACTTTCTACTTATGGAGACTGCTGCCTTGCTGTGTCAGCGGATGGAGACCTTTTTGGCTGGGGGAACTCAGAATACCTGCAGCTGGCTTCCATTACGGACCTGCCACAG ATGAACGTGCCGAGACATCTGCCTTTCAAAGTGGGAAAGGTGAAGGAAGCTGCTTGCGGGGGAACGGTCAACGCTCTCTTAAATG AGGAAGGCCATGTCTACGTGTGGGGCTATGGGATCCTCGGGAAAGGCCCCAAACTGATGGAGACGGAGATTCCTGAAATCATCCCACCCTCCCTCTTCGGCTTCTCAGACCTCAGCCCAGACATTCGCGTGGTTCGGATCCGTTGTGGACTCAACCAGTTTGCTGCTATCACCA ATCGAGGAGAGCTCTTCGCCTGGGGGAAGAACACCCGGGGCTGCTTGGGGATTGGCCGGATGGAGGACCAGTACTTCCCATGGAGG GTGACCGTGCCTGGTGAAGTGGTTGATGTGGCTTGTGGGGTAGACCACATGGTTACTCTGGCCAAATCCTTCATCTAG